A region from the Salvelinus fontinalis isolate EN_2023a chromosome 23, ASM2944872v1, whole genome shotgun sequence genome encodes:
- the sgo2 gene encoding uncharacterized protein sgo2, translated as MNMSAEGRTLLSTMLPGKKPMPSKAAKHNSLTVASKIKTKILNTSSFFKVSLKTNNKALALALVAQRERSRQLEVEAVCLRKQVESLNFDLAIRRFKHKQLIIILKDFQRNTLDNLERAVDLFSDKNDAPEVSEDHNKPPPDKKEEHDQMERVAVQIPLIIAEQSRDLVSPSKQTSTSQEVVVNDRRTTSTKSFGTQSRSSESNASKDSSNKMEQQVDNTLKSTQKRTSRQSSSLKDEVEKWSKIYFDTGLDPIPAVLPSVVSTTNILQPSGTDKVVHHPNSLKMETTLALAIKATVGEAEKTTINDTEMEITIGDSAAEIVTVETKPKKAGGPKKLKVPKTKIPGLLVKVGNKNSGPTGVVENLEVKSSAVNVELPTAIQKVFYATPLHTDNPTADGVDVEHREEDFIENSASEIESLVALRKTYVTSRITKHKKPTRESHKTTQDFPKSFDPRTTFGVLLQSKSHRSVSPDPFEDDFFDDPEAQKSVFKLAGSNPLVIDATEDKVTKTKGHKTFVISNFVISNEPTSRKGQKKSKERRKTKAQPVMVDRELHIEAEKDQFLLPQSLIEEESHSPEGCTAYVDMDATLHEYRESHSSSSASRPRSTTRSSKRPTRVKGRGTFVVSVNRDSSLVNSTILDDAWAENLACTPTTGYDSVAEEEKETVREESIEEHLTGPHPDHCLAAGRKTTDSGIEETHASFKRPWLATEEPARNSEGQESLCVEEEMPPWDIGDPISVAAEQKPKKARRVETAKSRMKTDSQKGYCLAPVKERKKKTKISSTKGLVPGGAGYILSSETLDSQSSIGVCTAAQNAEVQPVADPKFLHVITHSATAEDSCETHERLSSLEVLSPDFKVSSFKPRSNHGPKPRCRATFVIPNSFSDSTRNRKHHIVPDSLSQDDGDTNSRTSNVSLSTVETNTEIPDSGEGVRQSLRELLMDQRPPWESSVDVSCSNGTGFDTPASSPKRVASSAHKVAVYKESAEVMAERSPVAERALKPLTNTNWTDDEDTGRARRRGAAVSYKLPPINCKMRRGDKFSDTKYLSSPIFKAKKKKRQQQKNTHKPDSLENIHSVN; from the exons ATGAACATGTCAGCTGAGGGAAGGACCCTCCTCTCAACTATGTTACCAGGGAAGAAACCTATGCCCTCGAAGGCTGCTAAACATAACTCACTTACAGTGGCATCGAAGATAAAGACCAAGATTCTCA ACACATCCTCGTTCTTCAAGGTCTCCCTGAAGACTAACAACAAGGCTCTGGCTCTGGCCTTGGTGGCTCAGAGGGAGAGAAGCAGACAGCTTGAAGTGGAAGCTGTGTGCCTACGGAAACAAGTGGAGTCTCTGAATTTTGACCTGGCTATTCGCAGATTCAAGCACAAACAACTG ATTATAATCTTGAAAGACTTTCAACGCAACACTTTGGATAACTTGGAAAGGGCTGTGGACCTCTTCTCTGATAAAAAT GATGCCCCTGAAGTATCTGAAGACCATAATAAGCCACCCCCCGATAAAAAAGAGGAACATGATCAGATGgagag GGTTGCGGTTCAGATACCTCTTATCATAGCAGAGCAGTCCAGGGATTTGGTGTCCCCCTCGAAACAGACCAGCACGAGCCAAGAGGTTGTAGTAAATGACAGAAGAACCACATCCACAAAATCTTTTGGGACCCAAAGTAGGTCATCAGAGTCCAATGCCAGTAAAG ACAGCAGTAATAAGATGGAGCAACAGGTGGACAATACTTTGAAATCGACCCAAAAGAGAACATCCCGACAATCTAGTAGCCTAAAAGATGAGGTGGAAAAGTGGTCAAAGATTTATTTTGACACTGGACTTGACCCTATCCCAGCAGTCTTGCCTTCTGTTGTCTCCACAACTAATATTCTACAGCCCTCTGGTACTGATAAAGTTGTGCACCATCCAAACAGCTTAAAGATGGAGACCACATTGGCGCTTGCAATAAAGGCCACTGTCGGGGAAGCAGAGAAGACCACCATCAATGACACAGAGATGGAGATAACTATTGGGGACAGCGCTGCTGAAATCGTTACAGTGGAGACCAAGCCCAAGAAAGCTGGTGGACCGAAGAAACTGAAGGTGCCAAAGACAAAAATCCCAGGTCTATTAGTGAAGGTTGGAAATAAGAACAGTGGGCCAACAGGTGTTGTTGAGAATCTAGAGGTGAAGAGCTCTGCTGTAAACGTGGAGCTGCCGACAGCGATACAAAAGGTGTTTTACGCAACACCACTACACACAGACAACCCTACAGCGGATGGTGTGGATGTAGAACACAGAGAAGAGGACTTCATAGAGAACTCAGCCAGTGAGATAGAATCCCTTGTTGCCCTCAGAAAGACTTATGTCACCTCTCGCATCACCAAACACAAAAAACCTACCCGAGAATCCCATAAAACAACACAAGATTTTCCAAAATCGTTTGACCCAAGAACAACTTTTGGAGTGCTTCTCCAATCCAAATCCCATCGAAGTGTATCACCTGACCCGTTTGAAGATGACTTTTTCGATGACCCTGAAGCTCAGAAGTCTGTATTTAAACTAGCCGGGTCAAACCCATTGGTCATAGATGCCACAGAGGACAAAGTCACTAAAACTAAAGGTCACAAGACATTTGTGATTTCTAATTTTGTGATTTCTAATGAGCCTACATCTAGAAAGGGCCAGAAGAAATCCAAAGAACGCAGGAAGACTAAAGCACAGCCTGTCATGGTGGACCGTGAATTACATATTGAAGCAGAAAAGGATCAATTCCTTCTGCCTCAATCTCTCATTGAAGAGGAGTCCCATTCTCCTGAAGGGTGCACAGCCTATGTAGACATGGATGCCACCCTGCATGAATACAGGGAATCACACAGCTCTTCCAGTGCTTCCAGACCTCGGTCCACTACACGGAGCAGTAAGAGACCCACCAGAGTGAAAGGCAGAGGGACGTTTGTGGTCTCGGTGAACAGGGACAGCTCCTTGGTGAACAGTACAATATTAGATGATGCTTGGGCTGAAAATCTGGCGTGCACTCCTACTACAGGGTATGACTCTGTTGCAGAAGAAGAGAAAGAAACGGTCAGGGAAGAAAGCATAGAGGAGCATCTGACTGGACCTCACCCAGATCACTGTCTAGCTGCTGGGCGCAAGACTACAGACTCTGGGATTGAAGAAACTCATGCCTCCTTTAAACGTCCATGGCTTGCTACCGAGGAACCTGCAAGGAATTCAGAGGGCCAAGAAAGCTTATGTGTTGAGGAAGAAATGCCCCCATGGGACATCGGTGACCCCATTTCAGTTGCTGCAGAGCAAAAGCCCAAGAAAGCCAGGAGAGTAGAGACTGCAAAATCAAGGATGAAGACTGATTCACAGAAGGGTTACTGTCTTGCCCCTGTGAAGGAAAGGAAAAAAAAGACTAAAATTAGCAGCACTAAAGGATTGGTGCCTGGGGGTGCAGGTTATATTTTGTCTAGTGAGACTCTGGATAGCCAGAGTAGTATCGGTGTATGCACTGCAGCACAAAATGCAGAAGTACAGCCTGTGGCGGATCCCAAATTTTTGCACGTCATCACACATTCTGCCACCGCTGAGGATAGCTGTGAAACTCATGAACGTTTGTCTTCACTTGAGGTCCTGAGTCCAGACTTCAAAGTCAGCAGCTTCAAGCCCCGGTCCAACCATGGCCCTAAACCGAGATGTAGAGCCACTTTTGTCATACCCAATAGTTTTAGCGATTCCACCAGAAACAGGAAGCACCACATTGTTCCTGACTCTTTGTCCCAGGATGATGGTGACACAAACAGCAGAACATCTAATGTGTCATTATCAACTGTTGAGACCAACACAGAAATTCCTGACAGTGGTGAGGGAGTACGTCAGAGCCTGAGGGAGCTGCTCATGGACCAGAGGCCTCCATGGGAGTCCTCTGTGGATGTCAGCTGTTCAAATGGAACTGGATTTGACACTCCAGCCTCAAGCCCTAAAAGGGTTGCTTCTTCTGCTCACAAGGTTGCTGTATATAAAGAGTCGGCTGAGGTTATGGCTGAAAGATCTCCAG TAGCAGAAAGAGCCCTGAAGCCACTAACCAACACCAACTGGACGGATGATGAAGACACAGGACGGGCCAGGCGACGGGGAGCTGCCGTTAGCTACAAGTTGCCACCCATCAACTG CAAAATGAGACGTGGAGATAAGTTCTCAGACACCAAGTACCTGAGTTCTCCCATTTTTAAAGCGAAGAAGAAGAAAAGACAACAACAGAAGAACACACATAAACCTGACAGTTTGGAGAACATACATTCAGTTAATTGA